From the candidate division WOR-3 bacterium genome, one window contains:
- a CDS encoding transposase produces the protein MARPYRLQGEGYLYHITSRGDDRKRIYISEYDYEKFLEYLLKAKEKYNFYLYAYCLMTNHYHLLIETTQPNLSRIMQYINTAYTVYYNKKRNRSGHLFQGRYKSIIVDGDSYFLELTRYIHLNPVRAGVSKTPEGYKWSSFNEYITDRRKTIIDKKEIKKYIKINPSRYKQFVLDGIDKKPDILDKVYAGFVLGGVKFIKDTIKDLKQQKGGEISYKKKLTNYISVDEIVKETAELFKRLPEEVYAWKKKPLLARKAAIYLSKRLTGLTNKEIGEAFKITYSAVSKSYRDMEKIMEERRRIRRDIETIISHFKV, from the coding sequence ATGGCGAGACCATATCGCTTGCAGGGGGAAGGTTACTTATATCATATCACGAGCAGGGGAGACGACAGGAAAAGGATATACATCAGCGAATATGATTATGAGAAGTTTTTGGAATATCTTCTAAAGGCGAAAGAAAAGTATAATTTTTATCTTTACGCTTATTGTTTAATGACGAATCATTATCATTTGTTGATAGAGACCACACAGCCTAACCTTTCAAGGATAATGCAGTATATAAACACTGCATATACTGTCTATTACAATAAAAAGAGGAATAGAAGCGGTCATTTGTTTCAAGGGAGGTATAAATCTATAATAGTTGATGGAGATAGTTATTTTTTAGAATTAACAAGGTATATACACTTAAATCCTGTGAGAGCCGGTGTATCTAAAACTCCTGAAGGTTATAAATGGTCCAGTTTTAATGAATATATCACCGATAGGAGAAAAACAATAATAGATAAAAAAGAAATAAAGAAATATATTAAGATTAATCCTTCGAGATATAAACAATTTGTATTGGATGGGATAGATAAAAAACCCGATATTTTGGATAAAGTTTACGCCGGATTTGTCCTTGGAGGGGTAAAATTTATAAAAGATACAATAAAGGACTTAAAACAGCAAAAAGGAGGAGAAATTTCCTACAAGAAAAAGTTAACCAATTATATATCAGTAGATGAAATAGTCAAAGAAACAGCTGAACTTTTTAAGAGATTGCCAGAAGAGGTATACGCTTGGAAGAAAAAGCCCTTGCTTGCGAGAAAAGCAGCGATATATTTATCTAAGAGACTAACAGGGTTAACCAATAAAGAGATAGGGGAGGCATTTAAAATAACATACTCCGCAGTAAGTAAGTCATACAGAGATATGGAAAAGATAATGGAAGAGAGAAGAAGAATAAGGAGAGATATTGAAACCATCATTTCACATTTCAAGGTCTGA
- a CDS encoding T9SS type A sorting domain-containing protein, with translation MKTKILKRFFLVLNGLFFSFLYADTIFFQDGYEAGQDFSGNFINWDETETYGGVGEAYAIDDTVITHTGKHSGRFELSDGTQGGCAYTSKVISWPTGKKLWYSCWLRNGSKEKSNVVVGGLYFMEAYVKEGPWRDRANLETHPPHMEIPDSLFMLRMAYRGRDGERHRQEENLQYIRREKWHHIVMLVDLSGENPFYAWWLNGELIWSTYDSSQGQDTFPPTEIHFGATNLDWWEGNRAEVWIDDCLVTDYYPSSSVLIDSQKIPLSLKVIPNPILRVSEIRFVIPEDGLVSMEVYDVCGREVERVFNNVFYASGIHRISLDLSKFSSGIYFFKLSAGRRELVEKVVLIK, from the coding sequence ATGAAAACAAAAATCCTTAAAAGGTTTTTTCTTGTTTTAAATGGTTTATTTTTTTCTTTCCTTTATGCTGATACCATTTTCTTTCAGGATGGTTACGAGGCTGGGCAAGATTTTTCTGGTAATTTTATAAACTGGGATGAGACTGAAACTTATGGAGGTGTAGGGGAAGCATATGCAATTGATGATACGGTTATTACTCATACTGGGAAGCATAGTGGTCGTTTCGAATTGTCAGATGGGACTCAAGGTGGATGTGCTTATACATCGAAGGTTATTTCCTGGCCTACTGGGAAAAAGCTTTGGTATAGTTGTTGGTTACGGAATGGCTCAAAAGAGAAGTCCAATGTTGTCGTGGGTGGGTTGTATTTTATGGAGGCTTATGTTAAGGAGGGTCCTTGGAGAGATAGAGCAAACTTAGAGACACACCCCCCTCATATGGAAATACCAGATAGTCTGTTTATGTTGAGAATGGCTTATCGTGGTAGAGATGGAGAGCGACATCGTCAAGAAGAGAATCTCCAATATATTAGAAGAGAAAAATGGCATCACATTGTGATGTTGGTAGATTTAAGCGGCGAAAATCCTTTTTATGCTTGGTGGTTGAATGGAGAACTTATCTGGTCTACATATGATAGTTCACAGGGCCAAGATACTTTTCCTCCAACTGAAATTCATTTTGGCGCAACAAATCTTGATTGGTGGGAAGGGAATAGGGCAGAGGTTTGGATAGATGATTGCCTTGTTACAGACTATTATCCATCTTCTTCGGTTCTTATTGATTCCCAAAAAATTCCTTTAAGCTTAAAAGTTATTCCCAATCCTATTTTAAGGGTAAGCGAAATAAGGTTTGTAATTCCAGAGGATGGACTAGTTAGTATGGAAGTTTATGATGTATGTGGAAGAGAGGTTGAGAGAGTTTTTAATAATGTTTTTTACGCTTCAGGGATTCATCGGATAAGTTTAGATTTAAGCAAGTTTTCTTCTGGAATTTATTTTTTTAAATTAAGTGCAGGGAGAAGAGAACTAGTTGAAAAGGTTGTCCTTATAAAATGA
- a CDS encoding manganese efflux pump MntP family protein: MNFFNLLGIGFGLSMDAFSVSIINGSIIKKLKIRHAFRMAFSFGFFQALMPMIGWCIGLSFIKYIQNFDHWFAFLLLSFIGGKMIYKSRRINEEIKKDCITFIELFILSIATSIDALAIGLSFSFLQVKIIIPALTIGGITFIICLIGFYIGDKIGNFIKTNMELFGGLILIIIGIKIVIEHITI, encoded by the coding sequence ATGAACTTTTTTAATCTCCTTGGAATCGGTTTTGGGTTATCAATGGACGCTTTCTCCGTATCAATAATAAATGGTTCTATAATCAAAAAATTAAAAATTCGGCATGCATTTAGAATGGCCTTTTCTTTCGGTTTTTTCCAAGCTTTAATGCCTATGATAGGATGGTGCATTGGTCTTTCATTTATAAAATATATTCAAAATTTTGACCATTGGTTTGCCTTTTTATTACTTTCTTTTATTGGAGGAAAAATGATTTACAAGTCGAGGAGAATCAATGAAGAAATTAAAAAAGATTGTATTACATTTATAGAATTATTCATTCTTTCGATTGCGACAAGTATAGATGCTTTAGCTATTGGATTGAGCTTTTCCTTCTTACAGGTTAAAATAATCATTCCAGCTTTAACAATCGGTGGGATTACCTTTATAATTTGTCTAATTGGATTTTACATTGGAGATAAAATTGGGAATTTCATTAAAACAAATATGGAACTCTTTGGAGGATTAATCCTAATAATCATTGGAATTAAAATTGTTATAGAACACATAACTATTTAA
- the radC gene encoding DNA repair protein RadC, whose protein sequence is MNNKSFTLRDLPKEDRPRERLKLLGVDNLSIQELLALVIERGRKGSNVLTIAQNLLARFGNLSSIKEASIEELKEIYGIGFATACKLKAAFKLGEKALNKEDRYNSKITNPEVVFKLLKDDMGNKKKEYFKILSLNTRKRLISIDDISIGNLDSSIAHPREIFKAAIQNSAASIILVHNHPSGDPKPSNDDVRLTERMIEVGRIVGIEVDDHIIIGDNSYVSLRASLNTTGLWK, encoded by the coding sequence ATGAATAATAAGTCGTTTACTCTCCGTGATTTGCCAAAAGAAGATAGGCCAAGAGAGAGATTGAAGCTTTTGGGAGTGGATAATCTTTCAATTCAGGAGTTGTTAGCTTTAGTTATTGAAAGAGGAAGGAAGGGAAGTAATGTTTTGACAATTGCCCAGAATCTTCTTGCGAGATTTGGAAATCTTTCCAGTATTAAAGAAGCTTCTATAGAAGAATTAAAAGAGATTTATGGGATTGGTTTTGCTACAGCTTGTAAATTAAAAGCCGCTTTTAAATTGGGTGAGAAGGCGTTAAATAAAGAAGATAGATATAACTCTAAAATCACCAATCCTGAGGTTGTGTTTAAGTTACTCAAAGATGATATGGGGAATAAGAAGAAAGAGTATTTTAAAATTTTGTCTTTAAATACACGAAAGAGGCTAATTAGTATTGATGATATCTCAATAGGAAATTTGGATAGTTCTATTGCTCATCCAAGAGAAATCTTTAAAGCAGCTATTCAGAATTCGGCTGCTTCTATAATATTGGTTCATAATCATCCTTCCGGCGATCCAAAGCCAAGTAATGATGATGTAAGGCTTACTGAGAGAATGATAGAGGTTGGGAGAATTGTAGGGATAGAGGTGGATGACCATATAATAATTGGGGATAATTCTTATGTAAGTCTTCGAGCTTCTCTAAATACAACAGGACTTTGGAAATAA